A genomic region of Oncorhynchus mykiss isolate Arlee chromosome 16, USDA_OmykA_1.1, whole genome shotgun sequence contains the following coding sequences:
- the LOC110491361 gene encoding myozenin-1 isoform X2, with translation MPLSISAHPNKRKKVNKIITDLTNITQDDEESNPEASEFDLGTKINTPKDTMLEELSLLTNKGSKMFRMRQQRVERFIVTNENMNLQQLVPSLGCETTAPPLTQELEHEEDKEAEEEKKRQQYVQTYVSPWERAMRGDESLTSTMHHHMAGPHTPHDMPKFKSFNRTALPYGGSENAGGHLTFEPPEILFAQLEAESLHSLQGDIRSRPSFNRTPIGWVCNLEDNSHIHMELDNMLPFDGETDDL, from the exons ATGCCTCTCTCGATTTCCGCCCACCCTAACAAGAGGAAGAAGGTCAACAAGATCATTACTGATCTGACCAACATCACCCAGGATG ATGAAGAGTCAAACCCTGAGGCGTCCGAATTTGATCTGGGCACAAAGATCAACACTCCTAAAGACACCATGTTGGAGGAACTGTCTCTTTTGACCAACAAGGGATCCAAGATGTTCAGGATGAGGCAACAGAGAGTGGAGCGCTTCATCGTCACCAACGAGAATATG AATCTCCAGCAGCTGGTTCCATCCCTGGGGTGTGAGACGACAGCCCCACCACTCACTCAGGAACTGGAGCACG AGGAGGATAAGGAGGCGGAGGAAGAAAAGAAGAGACAGCAGTACGTGCAGACTTACGTGTCGCCGTGGGAACGGGCCATGAGGGGAGACGAGTCCCTGACCTCTACCATGCACCACCACATGGCTGGACCACATACCCCCCACGACATGCCTAAGTTCAAGAGCTTCAATAG GACGGCCCTGCCCTATGGCGGCTCCGAGAACGCTGGAGGCCACTTGACCTTCGAGCCTCCCGAGATCCTATTCGCCCAGCTGGAGGCGGAGTCCCTCCACTCCCTGCAGGGGGACATTAGGTCCCGCCCCTCGTTCAACCGCACCCCCATCGGCTGGGTGTGTAACCTGGAGGACAACTCACACATCCACATGGAGCTGGACAACATGCTGCCCTTTGACGGAGAGACGGATgatctgtag
- the LOC110491361 gene encoding myozenin-1 isoform X1: protein MPLSISAHPNKRKKVNKIITDLTNITQDDEESNPEASEFDLGTKINTPKDTMLEELSLLTNKGSKMFRMRQQRVERFIVTNENMQNLQQLVPSLGCETTAPPLTQELEHEEDKEAEEEKKRQQYVQTYVSPWERAMRGDESLTSTMHHHMAGPHTPHDMPKFKSFNRTALPYGGSENAGGHLTFEPPEILFAQLEAESLHSLQGDIRSRPSFNRTPIGWVCNLEDNSHIHMELDNMLPFDGETDDL, encoded by the exons ATGCCTCTCTCGATTTCCGCCCACCCTAACAAGAGGAAGAAGGTCAACAAGATCATTACTGATCTGACCAACATCACCCAGGATG ATGAAGAGTCAAACCCTGAGGCGTCCGAATTTGATCTGGGCACAAAGATCAACACTCCTAAAGACACCATGTTGGAGGAACTGTCTCTTTTGACCAACAAGGGATCCAAGATGTTCAGGATGAGGCAACAGAGAGTGGAGCGCTTCATCGTCACCAACGAGAATATG CAGAATCTCCAGCAGCTGGTTCCATCCCTGGGGTGTGAGACGACAGCCCCACCACTCACTCAGGAACTGGAGCACG AGGAGGATAAGGAGGCGGAGGAAGAAAAGAAGAGACAGCAGTACGTGCAGACTTACGTGTCGCCGTGGGAACGGGCCATGAGGGGAGACGAGTCCCTGACCTCTACCATGCACCACCACATGGCTGGACCACATACCCCCCACGACATGCCTAAGTTCAAGAGCTTCAATAG GACGGCCCTGCCCTATGGCGGCTCCGAGAACGCTGGAGGCCACTTGACCTTCGAGCCTCCCGAGATCCTATTCGCCCAGCTGGAGGCGGAGTCCCTCCACTCCCTGCAGGGGGACATTAGGTCCCGCCCCTCGTTCAACCGCACCCCCATCGGCTGGGTGTGTAACCTGGAGGACAACTCACACATCCACATGGAGCTGGACAACATGCTGCCCTTTGACGGAGAGACGGATgatctgtag
- the LOC110491363 gene encoding synaptopodin 2-like protein isoform X1 codes for MAVCTLSVCYACLLLRLSFLPFRRSSTSTNPDPGFQYQSQHQTRHRGGSRPQVRRRSKACRADLREEDELVAIGDHVCAELNHAQAMMLIDSHRHTLNLRVKRSGFHSVVLPGRIHTATHTDGPACFTLTSPPDSEAYYGETDSDADTHTHRRQRHTPPDARSPGRQQEEEETSEISGYESAPDGGVSLQGTWEQLPTLGNGGIQQWEQPTGSGTGGFQPGVPRREVVYQPQPQPPQARPEWTHPARPVLHHAQGEPVVGGEVEGDSGFQEAGGGVVLACSPLVSPERARGAMMLGSSSQMVPMVGSQLTPLSDELSATYKEKARQAKLQRGESVVDRQVKEARTKCRSIASLLTDAPNSNSKGVLMFKKRRQRAKKFTLTCFGRAEGEVGAETGGEMEGEVGHETGGETEGEEEEGSSFPSGSEVDEEGFAGTFDPTWDSEYLDMLDRRSSACPSTYNSRPQTPTNQSSGLDSLAYQSPEMNMSFNQGSGMNAPAYQSPGLDYIAYQGKETKQYEQQRKLATPVTYNSAPNTSLTASLSNGGSAGMSQASVVLTSTSHTPIPPQPDLNTNPNPPGGIHNRTARPFSSGLAPSRPPASPVIFRPVQPTPGLTMVSKPTAAVSMVTIAPPRPSGAPEARRAVSSTSLYIPPRPTESILSPPPLVLSPPSSPTRTPSQPFSSPSVHTATFSPSSDCCSLTAPQPFSPPPAPIQHFSTPSQPFSPPPPHAPVYPSSAMAAQPFSPPSSSNQPFSPSSATPYIPSLAQTQPPPPLTFNSYVSMTNPAMVTPSTAQTPASDSLSSREQRIAVPASRTGILAEARRRSNKKPMFRPSVENKKDVSPNPALLELLQNPDAPTRIGPGPMGPSGGVSGEAGGESGPEEDWLKLGAEACNFMQAQRGSKPPPVAPKPQPPPQVPQLAGKGGQLFARRQSRMDRYVVETPSSPQPSPGHPRQPSPTPSLPSQFKYSSSCRAPPPISYNPLLSPSCPPQAQRQRAGVVGQGGGSAGHKAAPGGQKAQGIKALDFMSHQPYQLNSSLFSYGGGTPQGQNKMPRVYEVKRFSTPPPTGPAPTVIIPRSATTLGEPMWRSDVISLPPTATSCYQSLSTPPYQPQPQWVPPTPAPTGPLPQLPSFSSVHVPDPNPYPSQAHAPQQGNSQFKSAPDLSHLAHTPPRPASTQPSRVPRPKFSTSNLGLQPSVWRPGSTMS; via the exons GTGCGACGGCGCAGTAAGGCGTGCCGGGCCGAcctgagggaggaggatgagTTGGTTGCCATCGGCGACCATGTCTGTGCAGAGCTCAACCACGCTCAGGCGATGATGCTCATCGACTCCCATCGACACACTCTCAACCTCAGGGTCAAGAG GTCTGGGTTCCACTCTGTGGTCCTGCCGGGTCGgatacacacagccacacacactgaCGGGCCTGCCTGCTTCACCCTCACCTCCCCCCCTGACAGTGAGGCCTATTATGGAGAGACGGACAGCgatgcggacacacacacacaccgccgcCAGCGACACACTCCTCCGGATGCGCGCTCTCCCGGTCgccagcaggaggaggaggagacgtcGGAGATAAGCGG gtaTGAGAGCGCTCCAGATGGGGGCGTTTCCCTGCAGGGGACCTGGGAGCAACTACCCACACTGGGAAATGGGGGGATCCAACAGTGGGAGCAACCAACGGGATCAGGAACAGGGGGGTTTCAACCTGGAGTACCACGCAGGGAGGTAGTctaccaaccccaaccccaacccccgcAGGCCCGGCCAGAGTGGACCCACCCAGCCCGGCCCGTCCTACACCATGCGCAGGGGGAGCCGGTggtgggaggagaggtggagggagacagtgggttCCAGGAGGCAGGGGGGGGTGTGGTTCTGGCCTGCTCACCCCTGGTGTCTCCAGAGCGGGCTAGAGGAGCCATGATGCTGGGCTCCAGCTCTCAGATGGTTCCCATGGTGGGCTCCCAGCTGACCCCACTCAGTGATGAACTGTCTGCTACGTACAAGGAAAAGGCCCGGCAAGCCA agctgcagagaggagagagtgtggtaGACAGGCAGGTGAAAGAGGCTCGTACTAAATGTCGTTCCATCGCCTCCCTGCTCACCGACGCTCCAAACTCCAACTCTAAAGGAGTTCTCATGTTCAAGAAGAGACGCCAGCGTGCCAAGAAGTTCACCCTCACCTGTTTTGGCCGCGCAGAGGGGGAGGTGGGTgctgagactgggggagagatggagggggaggtgggtcatgagactgggggagagacggagggagaggaggaggaagggagttCCTTCCCCTCGGGTTCAGAGGTGGATGAAGAGGGCTTTGCTGGAACCTTTGACCCCACCTGGGACAGCGAATACCTGGACATGCTGGATAGGAGGAGTTCTGCCTGCCCCTCCACCTATAACTCAAGGCCCCAAACACCAACTAATCAGAGCTCAGGGTTGGATTCCTTGGCCTATCAGAGCCCAGAGATGAACATGTCATTCAATCAGGGGTCTGGGATGAATGCCCCAGCCTATCAGAGCCCCGGGCTGGACTACATAGCCTATCAGGGGAAAGAGACAAAGCAGTATGAGCAGCAAAGGAAATTGGCCACTCCTGTCACCTACAACTCTGCCCCTAACACCTCCCTGACTGCAAGTTTGTCCAATGGGGGCTCAGCAGGGATGAGTCAGGCCAGTGTGGTTCTGACTTCCACCTCTCACACCCCTATCCCCCCCCAGCCTGAcctaaacactaaccctaacccgcCTGGGGGAATCCATAACCGCACGGCACGCCCCTTCAGCTCAGGCCTTGCCCCATCTCGCCCCCCCGCCAGCCCTGTCATCTTCCGACCCGTCCAGCCCACTCCTGGCTTGACAATGGTTTCCAAACCCACTGCTGCGGTATCCATGGTAACCATCGCCCCCCCTCGACCTTCAGGGGCGCCCGAGGCCAGGAGAGCGGTCTCCAGTACCTCCCTCTACATTCCCCCTAGACCTACTgaatccatcctctctcctcctcctcttgttctctctcctccatcctctcctacCCGCACTCCCTCTCAGCCTTTCTCTTCTCCCTCGGTCCATACTGCCACCTTCTCTCCTTCTTCTGACTGCTGCTCCTTGACTGCTCCTCAaccattctctcctcctcctgcccccaTTCAACACTTCTCTACTCCTAGTCAacctttctcccctcctcctcctcatgccCCAGTCTATCCATCCTCTGCCATGGCTGCCCagcccttctctcctccttcttcttctaatcaacccttctctccatcctctgcCACACCTTACATTCCCTCCCTTGCTCAGACCCAACCCCCTCCTCCCTTGACCTTCAACTCCTATGTCTCTATGACAAACCCTGCCATGGTGACCCCCTCCACTGCCCAGACCCCTGCCTCTGATTCTTTGTCATCCCGTGAGCAGCGTATCGCCGTCCCCGCCTCCAGAACAGGCATTCTCGCGGAGGCGCGTCGTCGCAGCAACAAGAAGCCTATGTTCCGTCCTTCTGTGGAGAACAAGAAGGACGTGTCTCCCAACCCGGCCCTGCTGGAGCTGCTCCAAAACCCGGATGCACCGACCAGGATAGGCCCAGGCCCCATGGGGCCTAGTGGAGGAGTTAGTGGGGAGGCTGGAGGTGAGTCAGGCCCTGAAGAGGACTGGTTGAAGCTGGGGGCTGAGGCCTGTAACTTCATGCAGGCACAGAGAGGCTCCAAGCCCCCTCCTGTGGCCCCTAAACCCCAGCCTCCTCCACAGGTACCCCAGCTAGCAGGGAAGGGGGGTCAGCTGTTTGCCCGTAGGCAGAGCAGGATGGATCGCTATGTGGTGGAGACCCCCTCCTCACCCCAACCCAGTCCCGGCCACCCCCGCCAGCCCTCtcccacaccctccctcccctctcaatTCAAATACTCCTCCAGCTGCAGAGCCCCCCCTCCCATCAGCTacaaccccctcctctccccctcctgccCTCCCCAAGCCCAGCGCCAGAGGGCGGGGGTAGTAGGACAGGGTGGGGGTTCAGCGGGGCATAAAGCCGCCCCTGGGGGTCAGAAGGCTCAAGGCATCAAGGCTCTGGACTTCATGAGTCACCAGCCCTATCAGCTAAACTCCTCCCTCTTCAGCTACGGGGGCGGGACTCCCCAGGGCCAAAACAAGATGCCACGTGTGTATGAGGTCAAACGGTTCTCCACGCCACCTCCCACAGGCCCCGCCCCTACTGTCATCATCCCACGATCAGCGACCACACTAGGAGAACCGATGTGGAGGTCTGATGTCATTTCTCTTCCCCCAACAGCCACTTCCTGCTACCAATCACTCTCTACCCCCCCCTACCAACCTCAGCCCCAGTGGGTCCCACCTACTCCAGCCCCCACAGGCCCCCTCCCACAGCTTCCGAGCTTCTCCTCCGTCCAtgtccctgaccctaacccctacccctccCAGGCCCACGCCCCCCAACAAGGTAACAGTCAGTTTAAGAGTGCCCCTGATCTGAGCCATTTGGCCCACACCCCACCTCGCCCCGCCTCCACGCAGCCCTCCAGAGTGCCTCGCCCCAAATTCAGCACCTCTAACCTGGGTCTGCAACCTAGCGTCTGGCGCCCCGGATCCACCATGAGCTAA
- the LOC110491363 gene encoding synaptopodin 2-like protein isoform X2 — MVAEEVVVTLSGGAPWGFRLQGGVEQQTPLQVAKVRRRSKACRADLREEDELVAIGDHVCAELNHAQAMMLIDSHRHTLNLRVKRSGFHSVVLPGRIHTATHTDGPACFTLTSPPDSEAYYGETDSDADTHTHRRQRHTPPDARSPGRQQEEEETSEISGYESAPDGGVSLQGTWEQLPTLGNGGIQQWEQPTGSGTGGFQPGVPRREVVYQPQPQPPQARPEWTHPARPVLHHAQGEPVVGGEVEGDSGFQEAGGGVVLACSPLVSPERARGAMMLGSSSQMVPMVGSQLTPLSDELSATYKEKARQAKLQRGESVVDRQVKEARTKCRSIASLLTDAPNSNSKGVLMFKKRRQRAKKFTLTCFGRAEGEVGAETGGEMEGEVGHETGGETEGEEEEGSSFPSGSEVDEEGFAGTFDPTWDSEYLDMLDRRSSACPSTYNSRPQTPTNQSSGLDSLAYQSPEMNMSFNQGSGMNAPAYQSPGLDYIAYQGKETKQYEQQRKLATPVTYNSAPNTSLTASLSNGGSAGMSQASVVLTSTSHTPIPPQPDLNTNPNPPGGIHNRTARPFSSGLAPSRPPASPVIFRPVQPTPGLTMVSKPTAAVSMVTIAPPRPSGAPEARRAVSSTSLYIPPRPTESILSPPPLVLSPPSSPTRTPSQPFSSPSVHTATFSPSSDCCSLTAPQPFSPPPAPIQHFSTPSQPFSPPPPHAPVYPSSAMAAQPFSPPSSSNQPFSPSSATPYIPSLAQTQPPPPLTFNSYVSMTNPAMVTPSTAQTPASDSLSSREQRIAVPASRTGILAEARRRSNKKPMFRPSVENKKDVSPNPALLELLQNPDAPTRIGPGPMGPSGGVSGEAGGESGPEEDWLKLGAEACNFMQAQRGSKPPPVAPKPQPPPQVPQLAGKGGQLFARRQSRMDRYVVETPSSPQPSPGHPRQPSPTPSLPSQFKYSSSCRAPPPISYNPLLSPSCPPQAQRQRAGVVGQGGGSAGHKAAPGGQKAQGIKALDFMSHQPYQLNSSLFSYGGGTPQGQNKMPRVYEVKRFSTPPPTGPAPTVIIPRSATTLGEPMWRSDVISLPPTATSCYQSLSTPPYQPQPQWVPPTPAPTGPLPQLPSFSSVHVPDPNPYPSQAHAPQQGNSQFKSAPDLSHLAHTPPRPASTQPSRVPRPKFSTSNLGLQPSVWRPGSTMS; from the exons ATGGTAGCAGAGGAGGTGGTGGTCACTCTCTCAGGAGGGGCTCCATGGGGCTTCAGACTGCAAGGAGGAGTAGAGCAGCAAACACCACTACAGGTGGCCAAG GTGCGACGGCGCAGTAAGGCGTGCCGGGCCGAcctgagggaggaggatgagTTGGTTGCCATCGGCGACCATGTCTGTGCAGAGCTCAACCACGCTCAGGCGATGATGCTCATCGACTCCCATCGACACACTCTCAACCTCAGGGTCAAGAG GTCTGGGTTCCACTCTGTGGTCCTGCCGGGTCGgatacacacagccacacacactgaCGGGCCTGCCTGCTTCACCCTCACCTCCCCCCCTGACAGTGAGGCCTATTATGGAGAGACGGACAGCgatgcggacacacacacacaccgccgcCAGCGACACACTCCTCCGGATGCGCGCTCTCCCGGTCgccagcaggaggaggaggagacgtcGGAGATAAGCGG gtaTGAGAGCGCTCCAGATGGGGGCGTTTCCCTGCAGGGGACCTGGGAGCAACTACCCACACTGGGAAATGGGGGGATCCAACAGTGGGAGCAACCAACGGGATCAGGAACAGGGGGGTTTCAACCTGGAGTACCACGCAGGGAGGTAGTctaccaaccccaaccccaacccccgcAGGCCCGGCCAGAGTGGACCCACCCAGCCCGGCCCGTCCTACACCATGCGCAGGGGGAGCCGGTggtgggaggagaggtggagggagacagtgggttCCAGGAGGCAGGGGGGGGTGTGGTTCTGGCCTGCTCACCCCTGGTGTCTCCAGAGCGGGCTAGAGGAGCCATGATGCTGGGCTCCAGCTCTCAGATGGTTCCCATGGTGGGCTCCCAGCTGACCCCACTCAGTGATGAACTGTCTGCTACGTACAAGGAAAAGGCCCGGCAAGCCA agctgcagagaggagagagtgtggtaGACAGGCAGGTGAAAGAGGCTCGTACTAAATGTCGTTCCATCGCCTCCCTGCTCACCGACGCTCCAAACTCCAACTCTAAAGGAGTTCTCATGTTCAAGAAGAGACGCCAGCGTGCCAAGAAGTTCACCCTCACCTGTTTTGGCCGCGCAGAGGGGGAGGTGGGTgctgagactgggggagagatggagggggaggtgggtcatgagactgggggagagacggagggagaggaggaggaagggagttCCTTCCCCTCGGGTTCAGAGGTGGATGAAGAGGGCTTTGCTGGAACCTTTGACCCCACCTGGGACAGCGAATACCTGGACATGCTGGATAGGAGGAGTTCTGCCTGCCCCTCCACCTATAACTCAAGGCCCCAAACACCAACTAATCAGAGCTCAGGGTTGGATTCCTTGGCCTATCAGAGCCCAGAGATGAACATGTCATTCAATCAGGGGTCTGGGATGAATGCCCCAGCCTATCAGAGCCCCGGGCTGGACTACATAGCCTATCAGGGGAAAGAGACAAAGCAGTATGAGCAGCAAAGGAAATTGGCCACTCCTGTCACCTACAACTCTGCCCCTAACACCTCCCTGACTGCAAGTTTGTCCAATGGGGGCTCAGCAGGGATGAGTCAGGCCAGTGTGGTTCTGACTTCCACCTCTCACACCCCTATCCCCCCCCAGCCTGAcctaaacactaaccctaacccgcCTGGGGGAATCCATAACCGCACGGCACGCCCCTTCAGCTCAGGCCTTGCCCCATCTCGCCCCCCCGCCAGCCCTGTCATCTTCCGACCCGTCCAGCCCACTCCTGGCTTGACAATGGTTTCCAAACCCACTGCTGCGGTATCCATGGTAACCATCGCCCCCCCTCGACCTTCAGGGGCGCCCGAGGCCAGGAGAGCGGTCTCCAGTACCTCCCTCTACATTCCCCCTAGACCTACTgaatccatcctctctcctcctcctcttgttctctctcctccatcctctcctacCCGCACTCCCTCTCAGCCTTTCTCTTCTCCCTCGGTCCATACTGCCACCTTCTCTCCTTCTTCTGACTGCTGCTCCTTGACTGCTCCTCAaccattctctcctcctcctgcccccaTTCAACACTTCTCTACTCCTAGTCAacctttctcccctcctcctcctcatgccCCAGTCTATCCATCCTCTGCCATGGCTGCCCagcccttctctcctccttcttcttctaatcaacccttctctccatcctctgcCACACCTTACATTCCCTCCCTTGCTCAGACCCAACCCCCTCCTCCCTTGACCTTCAACTCCTATGTCTCTATGACAAACCCTGCCATGGTGACCCCCTCCACTGCCCAGACCCCTGCCTCTGATTCTTTGTCATCCCGTGAGCAGCGTATCGCCGTCCCCGCCTCCAGAACAGGCATTCTCGCGGAGGCGCGTCGTCGCAGCAACAAGAAGCCTATGTTCCGTCCTTCTGTGGAGAACAAGAAGGACGTGTCTCCCAACCCGGCCCTGCTGGAGCTGCTCCAAAACCCGGATGCACCGACCAGGATAGGCCCAGGCCCCATGGGGCCTAGTGGAGGAGTTAGTGGGGAGGCTGGAGGTGAGTCAGGCCCTGAAGAGGACTGGTTGAAGCTGGGGGCTGAGGCCTGTAACTTCATGCAGGCACAGAGAGGCTCCAAGCCCCCTCCTGTGGCCCCTAAACCCCAGCCTCCTCCACAGGTACCCCAGCTAGCAGGGAAGGGGGGTCAGCTGTTTGCCCGTAGGCAGAGCAGGATGGATCGCTATGTGGTGGAGACCCCCTCCTCACCCCAACCCAGTCCCGGCCACCCCCGCCAGCCCTCtcccacaccctccctcccctctcaatTCAAATACTCCTCCAGCTGCAGAGCCCCCCCTCCCATCAGCTacaaccccctcctctccccctcctgccCTCCCCAAGCCCAGCGCCAGAGGGCGGGGGTAGTAGGACAGGGTGGGGGTTCAGCGGGGCATAAAGCCGCCCCTGGGGGTCAGAAGGCTCAAGGCATCAAGGCTCTGGACTTCATGAGTCACCAGCCCTATCAGCTAAACTCCTCCCTCTTCAGCTACGGGGGCGGGACTCCCCAGGGCCAAAACAAGATGCCACGTGTGTATGAGGTCAAACGGTTCTCCACGCCACCTCCCACAGGCCCCGCCCCTACTGTCATCATCCCACGATCAGCGACCACACTAGGAGAACCGATGTGGAGGTCTGATGTCATTTCTCTTCCCCCAACAGCCACTTCCTGCTACCAATCACTCTCTACCCCCCCCTACCAACCTCAGCCCCAGTGGGTCCCACCTACTCCAGCCCCCACAGGCCCCCTCCCACAGCTTCCGAGCTTCTCCTCCGTCCAtgtccctgaccctaacccctacccctccCAGGCCCACGCCCCCCAACAAGGTAACAGTCAGTTTAAGAGTGCCCCTGATCTGAGCCATTTGGCCCACACCCCACCTCGCCCCGCCTCCACGCAGCCCTCCAGAGTGCCTCGCCCCAAATTCAGCACCTCTAACCTGGGTCTGCAACCTAGCGTCTGGCGCCCCGGATCCACCATGAGCTAA